From Pongo pygmaeus isolate AG05252 chromosome 1, NHGRI_mPonPyg2-v2.0_pri, whole genome shotgun sequence, one genomic window encodes:
- the PPFIA4 gene encoding liprin-alpha-4 isoform X4, translating into MCEVMPTINEGDPLGPPHGADADANFEQLMVNMLDEREKLLESLRESQETLVATQSRLQDALHERDQLQRHLNSALPQEFATLTRELSMCREQLLEREEEISELKAERNNTRLLLEHLECLVSRHERSLRMTVVKRQAQSPLGVSSEVEVLKALKSLFEHHKALDEKVRERLRAALERVTTLEEQLAGAHQQVSALQQGAGVRDGAAEEEGTVELGPKRLWKEDVGRVEELQELLEKQNFELSQARERLVTLTTTVTELEEDLGTARRDLIKSEELSSKHQRDLREALAQKEDMEERITTLEKRYLAAQREATSIHDLNDKLENELANKESLHRQAEERHGNIEEHLRQLEGQLEEKNQELARVRQREKMNEDHNKRLSDTVDRLLSESNERLQLHLKERMAALEEKNTLIQELESSQRQIEEQHHHKGRLSEEIEKLRQEVDQLKGRGGPFVDGVHSRSHMGSAADVRFSLGTTTHAPPGKHRRYSALREESAKDWETSPLPGMLAPAAAPAFDSDPEISDVDEDEPGGLVGSADVVSPSGHSDAQTLAMMLQEQLDAINEEIRMIQEEKESTELRAEEIETRVTSGSMEALNLKQLRKRGSIPTSLTALSLASASPPLSGRSTPKLTSRSAAQDLDRMGVMTLPSDLRKHRRKLLSPVSREENREDKATINCETSPPSSPRTLRLEKLGHPALSQEEGKGALEDQGSNPSSSNSSQDSLHKGAKRKGIKSSIGRLFGKKEKGRLIQLSRDGATGHVLLTDSEFSMQEPMVPAKLGTQAEKDRRLKKKHQLLEDARRKGMPFAQWDGPTVVSWLELWVGMPAWYVAACRANVKSGAIMSALSDTEIQREIGISNALHRLKLRLAIQEMVSLTSPSAPPTSRTSSGNVWVTHEEMETLETSTKTTLAYGDMNHEWIGNEWLPSLGLPQYRSYFMECLVDARMLDHLTKKDLRVHLKMVDSFHRTSLQYGIMCLKRLNYDRKELEKRREESQHEIKDVLVWTNDQVVHWVQSIGLRDYAGNLHESGVHGALLALDENFDHNTLALILQIPTQNTQARQVMEREFNNLLALGTDRKLDDGDDKVFRRAPSWRKRFRPREHHGGGGMLSASAETLPAGFRVSTLGPLQPPPAPPKKIMPEAHSHYLYGHMLSAFRD; encoded by the exons ATGTGTGAGGTGATGCCCACAATCAACGAGGGGGATCCCCTGGGTCCCCCTCATGGCGCCGATGCTGACGCCAACTTCGAGCAGCTGATGGTGAACATGCTGGATGAGCGGGAGAAGTTGCTGGAGTCTCTTCGGGAGAGTCAGGAGACCTTGGTGGCCACACAGAGCCGGCTCCAGGATGCCCTACACGAGCGGGACCAGCTCCAGCGCCACCTTAACTCCGCCCTCCCCCAG GAATTTGCCACCTTAACCCGGGAGCTGAGCATGTGTCGGGAGCAGCTTCTAGAGCGGGAGGAAGAGATATCAGAACTGAAAGCAGAACGGAATAACACACGG CTGCTTCTGGAACATCTGGAGTGCCTGGTGTCCCGCCATGAACGGTCACTGCGGATGACTGTGGTGAAGCGCCAGGCCCAGTCACCTTTGGGGGTCTCCAGTGAGGTGGAGGTGCTGAAGGCCCTCAAGTCACTGTTTGAGCACCACAAGGCCCTGGATGAGAAG GTGCGAGAGCGGCTTCGGGCAGCGCTGGAGCGAGTCACCACCTTGGAGGAGCAGCTGGCAGGTGCCCACCAGCAG GTGTCTGCCCTGCAGCAGGGGGCAGGGGTGCGGGATGGAGCGGCAGAAGAGGAGGGGACTGTGGAGCTGGGGCCGAAACGCCTGTGGAAG GAGGATGTGGGCCGGGTAGAGGAGCTGCAGGAGCTCCTGGAGAAGCAGAACTTTGAGTTGAGCCAGGCCCGGGAGCGACTGGTCACCCTGACAACAACCGTGACTGAACTCGAGGAGGACCTGGGCACGGCCCGCCGGGACCTCATCAAGTCGGAGGAGCTGAGCAGCAAGCATCAGCGGGACCTCCGGGAG GCTCTGGCCCAGAAGGAGGACATGGAAGAGCGGATTACTACACTGGAGAAGCGCTACCTGGCTGCTCAGCGTGAAGCAACATCCATCCATGACCTCAATGACAAGCTGGAGAATGAGCTGGCCAACAAGGAGTCCCTGCACCGCCAG GCTGAAGAACGGCATGGCAACATTGAGGAGCACCTGCGGCAGCTGGAGGGACAGCTGGAGGAGAAGAACCAGGAGCTGGCACGG GTGCGCCAGCGGGAAAAGATGAATGAGGACCACAACAAGCGCCTGTCGGACACAGTGGACCGGCTGCTCAGCGAGTCCAACGAGCGTCTGCAGCTCCACCTGAAGGAGCGCATGGCAGCCCTGGAGGAGAAG AACACATTgatccaggagttggagagctCACAGCGGCAGATTGAGGAGCAGCACCACCACAAG GGCCGCCTGTCTGAAGAGATTGAGAAGCTGCGCCAAGAGGTGGACCAGCTGAAGGGCCGAGGGGGGCCGTTTGTGGATGGCGTCCACTCCAG GTCGCACATGGGCAGTGCAGCAGACGTGCGGTTCTCCCTGGGCACAACCACACACGCACCCCCAGGCAAGCATCGCCGCTACTCGGCACTGAGGGAAGAGTCTGCCAAG GACTGGGAGACTTCTCCACTGCCTGGGATGCTGGCCCCGGCAGCTGCCCCTGCCTTTGACAGTGACCCTGAGATCTCCGACGTGGATGAAGATGAGCCAGGGGGTCTGGTGGGCTCTGCGGACGTTGTCTCCCCCAGCGGCCACTCAGATGCCCAGACCCTAGCCATGATGCTACAGGAGCAGCTGGATGCCATCAATGAGGAAATCAG GATGATTCAGGAAGAGAAGGAGTCCACGGAGCTCCGCGCGGAGGAGATTGAGACGCGTGTAACCAGCGGCAGCATGGAGGCCCTAAACCTGAAGCAGCTGCGCAAGCGTGGTTCCATCCCCACCTCTCTGACGGCCCTGTCCCTGGCCAGCGCATCCCCACCACTCAGCGGCCGCTCCACACCTAAGCTCACCTCCCGCAGTGCTGCCCAGGACCTGGACCGAATGGGTGTCATGACCCTG CCCAGTGACTTAAGAAAGCATAGGAGGAAGTTGCTG TCGCCAGTGTCTCGGGAAGAGAACCGAGAGGATAAAGCCACCATAAACTGTGAGacttctcctccttcctcacccAGGACGCTGCGGCTAGAGAAGCTTGGCCACCCAGCCCTGAGCCAGGAGGAAGGCAAGGG TGCCTTGGAGGATCAGGGCAGCAAccccagcagcagcaacagcagccagGACTCCCTGCACAAGGGCGCCAAGCGCAAGGGCATCAAGTCGTCCATTGGCCGCCTGTttgggaagaaggagaagggcaGGCTGATCCAGCTGAGTCGGGATGGAGCCACAGGCCATG TTCTGCTAACAGACTCCGAATTCAGTATGCAGGAGCCTATGGTGCCTGCCAAGCTGGGGACCCAGGCAGAGAAGGACCGGCGGCTAAAGAAGAA ACACCAGCTGCTTGAAGATGCCCGCAGGAAAGGAATGCCCTTTGCCCAGTGGGATGGTCCTACTGTGGTCTCCTGGTTGGAG CTCTGGGTGGGGATGCCTGCCTGGTACGTGGCAGCCTGCCGGGCCAACGTCAAGAGTGGTGCCATCATGTCCGCTCTGTCGGACACAGAGATCCAGCGGGAGATCGGCATCAGCAATGCCCTGCACCGGCTCAAGCTCCGCCTGGCCATTCAGGAGATGGTGTCATTGACCAGTCCCTCTGCCCCGCCCACCTCCAGGACC TCTTCTGGGAATGTCTGGGTCACCCATGAAGAGATGGAAACTCTGGAAACATCTACTAAAACA ACGCTGGCCTATGGGGACATGAACCATGAGTGGATTGGGAATGAATGGCTACCCAGCCTGGGGCTCCCGCAGTACCGCAGCTACTTCATGGAGTGCCTGGTGGACGCCCGCATGCTGGACCACCTCACCAAGAAGGACCTGCGGGTCCACCTGAAGATGGTGGACAGCTTCCATCG AACCAGTCTTCAGTATGGCATCATGTGTCTGAAGAGGCTGAATTATGACCGGAAGGAGCTGGAGAAGAGGCGAGAGGAGAGCCAGCACGAGATCAAGG ATGTGTTAGTCTGGACCAACGACCAGGTGGTTCATTGGGTCCAGTCTATTGGGCTCCGGGACTACGCAGGAAACCTGCATGAGAGTGGTGTGCATGGAGCCTTGCTGGCCCTGGACGAGAACTTCGACCACAACACACTGGCCCTGATCCTCCAGATCCCCACACAGAACACCCAG
- the PPFIA4 gene encoding liprin-alpha-4 isoform X3, protein MCEVMPTINEGDPLGPPHGADADANFEQLMVNMLDEREKLLESLRESQETLVATQSRLQDALHERDQLQRHLNSALPQEFATLTRELSMCREQLLEREEEISELKAERNNTRLLLEHLECLVSRHERSLRMTVVKRQAQSPLGVSSEVEVLKALKSLFEHHKALDEKVRERLRAALERVTTLEEQLAGAHQQVSALQQGAGVRDGAAEEEGTVELGPKRLWKEDVGRVEELQELLEKQNFELSQARERLVTLTTTVTELEEDLGTARRDLIKSEELSSKHQRDLREALAQKEDMEERITTLEKRYLAAQREATSIHDLNDKLENELANKESLHRQAEERHGNIEEHLRQLEGQLEEKNQELARVRQREKMNEDHNKRLSDTVDRLLSESNERLQLHLKERMAALEEKNTLIQELESSQRQIEEQHHHKGRLSEEIEKLRQEVDQLKGRGGPFVDGVHSRSHMGSAADVRFSLGTTTHAPPGKHRRYSALREESAKDWETSPLPGMLAPAAAPAFDSDPEISDVDEDEPGGLVGSADVVSPSGHSDAQTLAMMLQEQLDAINEEIRMIQEEKESTELRAEEIETRVTSGSMEALNLKQLRKRGSIPTSLTALSLASASPPLSGRSTPKLTSRSAAQDLDRMGVMTLPSDLRKHRRKLLSPVSREENREDKATINCETSPPSSPRTLRLEKLGHPALSQEEGKGALEDQGSNPSSSNSSQDSLHKGAKRKGIKSSIGRLFGKKEKGRLIQLSRDGATGHVLLTDSEFSMQEPMVPAKLGTQAEKDRRLKKKHQLLEDARRKGMPFAQWDGPTVVSWLELWVGMPAWYVAACRANVKSGAIMSALSDTEIQREIGISNALHRLKLRLAIQEMVSLTSPSAPPTSRTSSGNVWVTHEEMETLETSTKTDSEEGSWAQTLAYGDMNHEWIGNEWLPSLGLPQYRSYFMECLVDARMLDHLTKKDLRVHLKMVDSFHRTSLQYGIMCLKRLNYDRKELEKRREESQHEIKDVLVWTNDQVVHWVQSIGLRDYAGNLHESGVHGALLALDENFDHNTLALILQIPTQNTQARQVMEREFNNLLALGTDRKLDDGDDKVFRRAPSWRKRFRPREHHGGGGMLSASAETLPAGFRVSTLGPLQPPPAPPKKIMPEAHSHYLYGHMLSAFRD, encoded by the exons ATGTGTGAGGTGATGCCCACAATCAACGAGGGGGATCCCCTGGGTCCCCCTCATGGCGCCGATGCTGACGCCAACTTCGAGCAGCTGATGGTGAACATGCTGGATGAGCGGGAGAAGTTGCTGGAGTCTCTTCGGGAGAGTCAGGAGACCTTGGTGGCCACACAGAGCCGGCTCCAGGATGCCCTACACGAGCGGGACCAGCTCCAGCGCCACCTTAACTCCGCCCTCCCCCAG GAATTTGCCACCTTAACCCGGGAGCTGAGCATGTGTCGGGAGCAGCTTCTAGAGCGGGAGGAAGAGATATCAGAACTGAAAGCAGAACGGAATAACACACGG CTGCTTCTGGAACATCTGGAGTGCCTGGTGTCCCGCCATGAACGGTCACTGCGGATGACTGTGGTGAAGCGCCAGGCCCAGTCACCTTTGGGGGTCTCCAGTGAGGTGGAGGTGCTGAAGGCCCTCAAGTCACTGTTTGAGCACCACAAGGCCCTGGATGAGAAG GTGCGAGAGCGGCTTCGGGCAGCGCTGGAGCGAGTCACCACCTTGGAGGAGCAGCTGGCAGGTGCCCACCAGCAG GTGTCTGCCCTGCAGCAGGGGGCAGGGGTGCGGGATGGAGCGGCAGAAGAGGAGGGGACTGTGGAGCTGGGGCCGAAACGCCTGTGGAAG GAGGATGTGGGCCGGGTAGAGGAGCTGCAGGAGCTCCTGGAGAAGCAGAACTTTGAGTTGAGCCAGGCCCGGGAGCGACTGGTCACCCTGACAACAACCGTGACTGAACTCGAGGAGGACCTGGGCACGGCCCGCCGGGACCTCATCAAGTCGGAGGAGCTGAGCAGCAAGCATCAGCGGGACCTCCGGGAG GCTCTGGCCCAGAAGGAGGACATGGAAGAGCGGATTACTACACTGGAGAAGCGCTACCTGGCTGCTCAGCGTGAAGCAACATCCATCCATGACCTCAATGACAAGCTGGAGAATGAGCTGGCCAACAAGGAGTCCCTGCACCGCCAG GCTGAAGAACGGCATGGCAACATTGAGGAGCACCTGCGGCAGCTGGAGGGACAGCTGGAGGAGAAGAACCAGGAGCTGGCACGG GTGCGCCAGCGGGAAAAGATGAATGAGGACCACAACAAGCGCCTGTCGGACACAGTGGACCGGCTGCTCAGCGAGTCCAACGAGCGTCTGCAGCTCCACCTGAAGGAGCGCATGGCAGCCCTGGAGGAGAAG AACACATTgatccaggagttggagagctCACAGCGGCAGATTGAGGAGCAGCACCACCACAAG GGCCGCCTGTCTGAAGAGATTGAGAAGCTGCGCCAAGAGGTGGACCAGCTGAAGGGCCGAGGGGGGCCGTTTGTGGATGGCGTCCACTCCAG GTCGCACATGGGCAGTGCAGCAGACGTGCGGTTCTCCCTGGGCACAACCACACACGCACCCCCAGGCAAGCATCGCCGCTACTCGGCACTGAGGGAAGAGTCTGCCAAG GACTGGGAGACTTCTCCACTGCCTGGGATGCTGGCCCCGGCAGCTGCCCCTGCCTTTGACAGTGACCCTGAGATCTCCGACGTGGATGAAGATGAGCCAGGGGGTCTGGTGGGCTCTGCGGACGTTGTCTCCCCCAGCGGCCACTCAGATGCCCAGACCCTAGCCATGATGCTACAGGAGCAGCTGGATGCCATCAATGAGGAAATCAG GATGATTCAGGAAGAGAAGGAGTCCACGGAGCTCCGCGCGGAGGAGATTGAGACGCGTGTAACCAGCGGCAGCATGGAGGCCCTAAACCTGAAGCAGCTGCGCAAGCGTGGTTCCATCCCCACCTCTCTGACGGCCCTGTCCCTGGCCAGCGCATCCCCACCACTCAGCGGCCGCTCCACACCTAAGCTCACCTCCCGCAGTGCTGCCCAGGACCTGGACCGAATGGGTGTCATGACCCTG CCCAGTGACTTAAGAAAGCATAGGAGGAAGTTGCTG TCGCCAGTGTCTCGGGAAGAGAACCGAGAGGATAAAGCCACCATAAACTGTGAGacttctcctccttcctcacccAGGACGCTGCGGCTAGAGAAGCTTGGCCACCCAGCCCTGAGCCAGGAGGAAGGCAAGGG TGCCTTGGAGGATCAGGGCAGCAAccccagcagcagcaacagcagccagGACTCCCTGCACAAGGGCGCCAAGCGCAAGGGCATCAAGTCGTCCATTGGCCGCCTGTttgggaagaaggagaagggcaGGCTGATCCAGCTGAGTCGGGATGGAGCCACAGGCCATG TTCTGCTAACAGACTCCGAATTCAGTATGCAGGAGCCTATGGTGCCTGCCAAGCTGGGGACCCAGGCAGAGAAGGACCGGCGGCTAAAGAAGAA ACACCAGCTGCTTGAAGATGCCCGCAGGAAAGGAATGCCCTTTGCCCAGTGGGATGGTCCTACTGTGGTCTCCTGGTTGGAG CTCTGGGTGGGGATGCCTGCCTGGTACGTGGCAGCCTGCCGGGCCAACGTCAAGAGTGGTGCCATCATGTCCGCTCTGTCGGACACAGAGATCCAGCGGGAGATCGGCATCAGCAATGCCCTGCACCGGCTCAAGCTCCGCCTGGCCATTCAGGAGATGGTGTCATTGACCAGTCCCTCTGCCCCGCCCACCTCCAGGACC TCTTCTGGGAATGTCTGGGTCACCCATGAAGAGATGGAAACTCTGGAAACATCTACTAAAACA GACAGTGAGGAGGGCAGCTGGGCTCAG ACGCTGGCCTATGGGGACATGAACCATGAGTGGATTGGGAATGAATGGCTACCCAGCCTGGGGCTCCCGCAGTACCGCAGCTACTTCATGGAGTGCCTGGTGGACGCCCGCATGCTGGACCACCTCACCAAGAAGGACCTGCGGGTCCACCTGAAGATGGTGGACAGCTTCCATCG AACCAGTCTTCAGTATGGCATCATGTGTCTGAAGAGGCTGAATTATGACCGGAAGGAGCTGGAGAAGAGGCGAGAGGAGAGCCAGCACGAGATCAAGG ATGTGTTAGTCTGGACCAACGACCAGGTGGTTCATTGGGTCCAGTCTATTGGGCTCCGGGACTACGCAGGAAACCTGCATGAGAGTGGTGTGCATGGAGCCTTGCTGGCCCTGGACGAGAACTTCGACCACAACACACTGGCCCTGATCCTCCAGATCCCCACACAGAACACCCAG
- the PPFIA4 gene encoding liprin-alpha-4 isoform X2: MCEVMPTINEGDPLGPPHGADADANFEQLMVNMLDEREKLLESLRESQETLVATQSRLQDALHERDQLQRHLNSALPQEFATLTRELSMCREQLLEREEEISELKAERNNTRLLLEHLECLVSRHERSLRMTVVKRQAQSPLGVSSEVEVLKALKSLFEHHKALDEKVRERLRAALERVTTLEEQLAGAHQQVSALQQGAGVRDGAAEEEGTVELGPKRLWKEDVGRVEELQELLEKQNFELSQARERLVTLTTTVTELEEDLGTARRDLIKSEELSSKHQRDLREALAQKEDMEERITTLEKRYLAAQREATSIHDLNDKLENELANKESLHRQCEEKARHLQELLEVAEQKLQQTMRKAETLPEVEAELAQRIAALTKAEERHGNIEEHLRQLEGQLEEKNQELARVRQREKMNEDHNKRLSDTVDRLLSESNERLQLHLKERMAALEEKNTLIQELESSQRQIEEQHHHKGRLSEEIEKLRQEVDQLKGRGGPFVDGVHSRSHMGSAADVRFSLGTTTHAPPGKHRRYSALREESAKDWETSPLPGMLAPAAAPAFDSDPEISDVDEDEPGGLVGSADVVSPSGHSDAQTLAMMLQEQLDAINEEIRMIQEEKESTELRAEEIETRVTSGSMEALNLKQLRKRGSIPTSLTALSLASASPPLSGRSTPKLTSRSAAQDLDRMGVMTLPSDLRKHRRKLLSPVSREENREDKATINCETSPPSSPRTLRLEKLGHPALSQEEGKGALEDQGSNPSSSNSSQDSLHKGAKRKGIKSSIGRLFGKKEKGRLIQLSRDGATGHVLLTDSEFSMQEPMVPAKLGTQAEKDRRLKKKHQLLEDARRKGMPFAQWDGPTVVSWLELWVGMPAWYVAACRANVKSGAIMSALSDTEIQREIGISNALHRLKLRLAIQEMVSLTSPSAPPTSRTSSGNVWVTHEEMETLETSTKTTLAYGDMNHEWIGNEWLPSLGLPQYRSYFMECLVDARMLDHLTKKDLRVHLKMVDSFHRTSLQYGIMCLKRLNYDRKELEKRREESQHEIKDVLVWTNDQVVHWVQSIGLRDYAGNLHESGVHGALLALDENFDHNTLALILQIPTQNTQARQVMEREFNNLLALGTDRKLDDGDDKVFRRAPSWRKRFRPREHHGGGGMLSASAETLPAGFRVSTLGPLQPPPAPPKKIMPEAHSHYLYGHMLSAFRD, translated from the exons ATGTGTGAGGTGATGCCCACAATCAACGAGGGGGATCCCCTGGGTCCCCCTCATGGCGCCGATGCTGACGCCAACTTCGAGCAGCTGATGGTGAACATGCTGGATGAGCGGGAGAAGTTGCTGGAGTCTCTTCGGGAGAGTCAGGAGACCTTGGTGGCCACACAGAGCCGGCTCCAGGATGCCCTACACGAGCGGGACCAGCTCCAGCGCCACCTTAACTCCGCCCTCCCCCAG GAATTTGCCACCTTAACCCGGGAGCTGAGCATGTGTCGGGAGCAGCTTCTAGAGCGGGAGGAAGAGATATCAGAACTGAAAGCAGAACGGAATAACACACGG CTGCTTCTGGAACATCTGGAGTGCCTGGTGTCCCGCCATGAACGGTCACTGCGGATGACTGTGGTGAAGCGCCAGGCCCAGTCACCTTTGGGGGTCTCCAGTGAGGTGGAGGTGCTGAAGGCCCTCAAGTCACTGTTTGAGCACCACAAGGCCCTGGATGAGAAG GTGCGAGAGCGGCTTCGGGCAGCGCTGGAGCGAGTCACCACCTTGGAGGAGCAGCTGGCAGGTGCCCACCAGCAG GTGTCTGCCCTGCAGCAGGGGGCAGGGGTGCGGGATGGAGCGGCAGAAGAGGAGGGGACTGTGGAGCTGGGGCCGAAACGCCTGTGGAAG GAGGATGTGGGCCGGGTAGAGGAGCTGCAGGAGCTCCTGGAGAAGCAGAACTTTGAGTTGAGCCAGGCCCGGGAGCGACTGGTCACCCTGACAACAACCGTGACTGAACTCGAGGAGGACCTGGGCACGGCCCGCCGGGACCTCATCAAGTCGGAGGAGCTGAGCAGCAAGCATCAGCGGGACCTCCGGGAG GCTCTGGCCCAGAAGGAGGACATGGAAGAGCGGATTACTACACTGGAGAAGCGCTACCTGGCTGCTCAGCGTGAAGCAACATCCATCCATGACCTCAATGACAAGCTGGAGAATGAGCTGGCCAACAAGGAGTCCCTGCACCGCCAG TGTGAGGAGAAGGCCCGACACCTGCAGGAGCTGCTGGAGGTGGCAGAGCAGAAGCTGCAGCAGACGATGCGCAAGGCAGAGACGCTGCCAGAGGTGGAGGCTGAGCTGGCCCAGAGAATTGCAGCCCTCACCAAG GCTGAAGAACGGCATGGCAACATTGAGGAGCACCTGCGGCAGCTGGAGGGACAGCTGGAGGAGAAGAACCAGGAGCTGGCACGG GTGCGCCAGCGGGAAAAGATGAATGAGGACCACAACAAGCGCCTGTCGGACACAGTGGACCGGCTGCTCAGCGAGTCCAACGAGCGTCTGCAGCTCCACCTGAAGGAGCGCATGGCAGCCCTGGAGGAGAAG AACACATTgatccaggagttggagagctCACAGCGGCAGATTGAGGAGCAGCACCACCACAAG GGCCGCCTGTCTGAAGAGATTGAGAAGCTGCGCCAAGAGGTGGACCAGCTGAAGGGCCGAGGGGGGCCGTTTGTGGATGGCGTCCACTCCAG GTCGCACATGGGCAGTGCAGCAGACGTGCGGTTCTCCCTGGGCACAACCACACACGCACCCCCAGGCAAGCATCGCCGCTACTCGGCACTGAGGGAAGAGTCTGCCAAG GACTGGGAGACTTCTCCACTGCCTGGGATGCTGGCCCCGGCAGCTGCCCCTGCCTTTGACAGTGACCCTGAGATCTCCGACGTGGATGAAGATGAGCCAGGGGGTCTGGTGGGCTCTGCGGACGTTGTCTCCCCCAGCGGCCACTCAGATGCCCAGACCCTAGCCATGATGCTACAGGAGCAGCTGGATGCCATCAATGAGGAAATCAG GATGATTCAGGAAGAGAAGGAGTCCACGGAGCTCCGCGCGGAGGAGATTGAGACGCGTGTAACCAGCGGCAGCATGGAGGCCCTAAACCTGAAGCAGCTGCGCAAGCGTGGTTCCATCCCCACCTCTCTGACGGCCCTGTCCCTGGCCAGCGCATCCCCACCACTCAGCGGCCGCTCCACACCTAAGCTCACCTCCCGCAGTGCTGCCCAGGACCTGGACCGAATGGGTGTCATGACCCTG CCCAGTGACTTAAGAAAGCATAGGAGGAAGTTGCTG TCGCCAGTGTCTCGGGAAGAGAACCGAGAGGATAAAGCCACCATAAACTGTGAGacttctcctccttcctcacccAGGACGCTGCGGCTAGAGAAGCTTGGCCACCCAGCCCTGAGCCAGGAGGAAGGCAAGGG TGCCTTGGAGGATCAGGGCAGCAAccccagcagcagcaacagcagccagGACTCCCTGCACAAGGGCGCCAAGCGCAAGGGCATCAAGTCGTCCATTGGCCGCCTGTttgggaagaaggagaagggcaGGCTGATCCAGCTGAGTCGGGATGGAGCCACAGGCCATG TTCTGCTAACAGACTCCGAATTCAGTATGCAGGAGCCTATGGTGCCTGCCAAGCTGGGGACCCAGGCAGAGAAGGACCGGCGGCTAAAGAAGAA ACACCAGCTGCTTGAAGATGCCCGCAGGAAAGGAATGCCCTTTGCCCAGTGGGATGGTCCTACTGTGGTCTCCTGGTTGGAG CTCTGGGTGGGGATGCCTGCCTGGTACGTGGCAGCCTGCCGGGCCAACGTCAAGAGTGGTGCCATCATGTCCGCTCTGTCGGACACAGAGATCCAGCGGGAGATCGGCATCAGCAATGCCCTGCACCGGCTCAAGCTCCGCCTGGCCATTCAGGAGATGGTGTCATTGACCAGTCCCTCTGCCCCGCCCACCTCCAGGACC TCTTCTGGGAATGTCTGGGTCACCCATGAAGAGATGGAAACTCTGGAAACATCTACTAAAACA ACGCTGGCCTATGGGGACATGAACCATGAGTGGATTGGGAATGAATGGCTACCCAGCCTGGGGCTCCCGCAGTACCGCAGCTACTTCATGGAGTGCCTGGTGGACGCCCGCATGCTGGACCACCTCACCAAGAAGGACCTGCGGGTCCACCTGAAGATGGTGGACAGCTTCCATCG AACCAGTCTTCAGTATGGCATCATGTGTCTGAAGAGGCTGAATTATGACCGGAAGGAGCTGGAGAAGAGGCGAGAGGAGAGCCAGCACGAGATCAAGG ATGTGTTAGTCTGGACCAACGACCAGGTGGTTCATTGGGTCCAGTCTATTGGGCTCCGGGACTACGCAGGAAACCTGCATGAGAGTGGTGTGCATGGAGCCTTGCTGGCCCTGGACGAGAACTTCGACCACAACACACTGGCCCTGATCCTCCAGATCCCCACACAGAACACCCAG